In the Colletotrichum lupini chromosome 4, complete sequence genome, ATTGGCAGTTTTCCATCGCTTAGCTTAGTCAGTTCTGGACTTTGAGCCGTACTTGAGGTTAACCTCCCCGTCTGCTGTCAAGGACACATGGTGGCGGCTCACATATCGCAAGCCATCACCAAGTTGACCCCTTCCACTTCCGCCCCCAGTTTGACTTGGCAGCCATTTAAGCTCTTGGCCCTGCAAAAATCAGCTGTTTTCTTCCTCCCTACCCCTTCTTCCTGTCATCCCTTCTCACAAGCCTCTCACCTCTCAACAGGATCCAACGTCTTTTCAGTCTTAGTGTGTCTGTCAGACAAGTTGTCGGGCTCTCTTCCGTCGTCATCCATGGGCCGTAGCTTGGCTGCAACGCAAGAAGGAAGGAACCTCAGTGACCTGGAGTGCAATATGCGTAAGGCAGGAACGTGCTTCATCTGAGGTGCTTCAGCTTCGCACCGGGTCTTGCCATGCAGTCAACTTAACTTGCTCTTTCCTGCTGCGGTCTGGGACTGGCTGCTGTGTGTCCCGTGCGTCGTCTCACCACGCGGTGACGGTTGGGAAAAGTGGGCCCGAATGCCCCTGTGTCGTCCGAACAGACTCAGCGTGACAGAGACAGGCAAGAGCAGGAGGTCGTGCATGGCTTAAAGGCTGTTAAGGTTTAGAGCGCTACCAAAGGTGAACAAGGTTTTTCTGACGGCTGCCTCATCCCTGGTTGCTTCCTGCCATTACACAGcaccttaccttactctTGCCATATCTGCCACGCGTACGAGTAAGAGCAAGACGATGGTTCTTTAGAGCTTGCATCTACCaggctaccttacctactttTTGCCCTCACCTTACTTGGAAGGAAAGAGCAAGCTTGGGCCTACCTCACCTTACCGCAACCTGAAGTTGCTGCCCAGGCCATACCTTACGCAGGCATCGCACCTACCAGCTTTTCTTTACGTCTCTAACGCCCTCACTCAGCCGAGGAAGGAGACACCTTCGGATACCTTCTTGAGTAAGGTAGTAGGCAAGCACGGATAACGCAGCACagggtactccgtactccgtactttcCTTCCTTTCCTACCTTACTCAGCCAGCCCGTAACACGTGGTTGAGGGAAAATCCGGGAGATATGTACCCAAAGCCCCCCTTGCCATTGCACCTTTGCACCCTCCATCCATACCTGAAGGTACTGCGTACCTACCCAGGCAGGCCGTGTCTGAGTCTCGTGCTCCAGTGGCAGGTGCTGCTACTCCCCGCCTACCAAGCTCTTGGTATCCTCTTGGATGCCTTGGACAAAGAGCCTCAATTCTTGACTCCCGTCTTCCCCTAGACGTCACTCCCGCATATGATATTCCTCCGGCTTCGACTTGGCCAACACCGCTCTTGTCGTCGATCCTTCCAAATGCTTATTTTTAGCCACCCTCCCGCTTCTTGGGAATCACTTGGGTAAATGCAGTCATTCAGCATCACCTAACATGATGGTGTTGATATCCAGCCCGTCGTCTCAACAAGATCATCGCTAAGATGATCTTTGGGAAGGGGGCTTCGTCTCCGTCCGAACCAGCGCTTCTCTCCCACAGCCGTCACTTCAATCAACTCCCACGTTGAGACTCGTGGAACGCGCATCGCAGGGGTCTTCTCTCCAGCTGTTGACTTGGCCAAGCACCAGACTCATAAAGTGGCCATATTCCCCACAACCCCATCCAACCCTCCGGAGCCTGGCAGTTTCACCCTGGCGACGTACTCCCATCCTGTCAACTCGACCAGGGTCGCAAGGCCCCCTGGCTTCCGCTCTCTTGTCCAAACGGCCCTCCTTCTagcctcctcctccgtctCAATAGCCTCGCCCGGCCTTGGCCGCCTGCTCTCAATCATTGATCCTGGTCCATAGTCCAGATGGCATGCAGTCGCATTGGATGGAGAAGCTTGAAAGCCCCCCTCCCATTCTGCGCCAGAAACATGCCCGCGATACCATGGGAAACGGAGGCGCTCATCCCCAAACACAGGGAATCCTAAACCTCATTCATCAACCCGTTCTCTTTTTCCTTCTGAGCCTCTCACTGCTCCTCAACACCCTGGATGAAGCACATGCCAAGATCCTCACCATGATTCCGTCCCTCGCTGCTTATCCGCCCCGGCCATCTTCGCATGGGTTCTTGCCTATTGATACTATTCTTGGACCTGTGAGGTAGATCATCAAGATAACCAGCCCTCGACTACAGTCTTACAGATCATAAGTATATAGACATCATGCCATCTTGATGCAAACATACTCCTTCTCTCGGCTCATCTCGTTCTTCATCTCCATCATCTGTCTTTTCTTTCACCTTCAACTTCTCTTCTCGTTCGTTTCGTTTCTTCCCCTAGAGGGCTGGTCATACGTTTTTCTTCATTAATCTACTTTTTTGTAACTCGCTTCTATTCTTCCCTTCCTTCGATCCTTTGTAGGCCCCCCACGCGCTGGTCCCGTATCCTACCTTTAGCTCAATATGTCTTCCCGTCTCATCACCTTCGGCTTCTTCGCCGCCTCTATCTCCCAGGTTCTGGCCTCGTGCGCCTATGGAACTCACTTGGATCCTCGCGCTGAGGAGGGAAAGGTCAAGGTCAACAACTTTGCTTACACCGGCAGCAATGTGAGTGCTCTCTTCTCTCTTAGAAGCCGCACACCTCAATACTAACAATATCGTCAAGGGCCCCTTGAACTGGGTCGCTCTGGATACTACTGCCAACCAGCTGTGCGCCACGGGGACCCACCCAGTCCCCCATCGACATGGTGGCCGGCTCCTTCAACGTTCTCCCCGGAAGCTCCATCAACCTCCAGATCCCCGACATGGCCGATGGCACCGAGTTCGAGAACCTAGGAACCACCGTTGAGGTTATCGCCAAGGGCGGATCGATGCAAGTTGGAGGCAGCAACTTCACCCTGCAGCAGTTCCACTTCCACTTGCCCAGTGAGCATCTCGACGCCGGAAAGAGCATGGCTATGGAGATGCACATGGTCTTCGAGGGTGCCAACCAGGAGATTGCCGTCATTGGTACCTACATCGACCTGGAGCAGggcgctgccgctgctgcccCCGCCGCCCCTGTCGCCGAGGCTGCTCCTGTTGCCGAAGCTGCTCCCGCTGGAGGAAACGCAACTGCTGAGCGCCGCACCAAGCTGGCCCGCCGCGCTGCTA is a window encoding:
- a CDS encoding tat pathway signal sequence, translating into MSSRLITFGFFAASISQVLASCAYGTHLDPRAEEGKVKVNNFAYTGSNGPLNWSPIDMVAGSFNVLPGSSINLQIPDMADGTEFENLGTTVEVIAKGGSMQVGGSNFTLQQFHFHLPSEHLDAGKSMAMEMHMVFEGANQEIAVIGTYIDLEQGAAAAAPAAPVAEAAPVAEAAPAGGNATAERRTKLARRAATGAAAEALKAIPAMGTNPIKAEAASSSLLETVFSSLGAIKEPGTVTKTGALNMQEVVTLLSAGSFQSYMGSLTTPPCSEGVQWLVSTQRLMVQPQTFTAVRDVIGFNARFPQNTLGQANIIQVAQQSLTSANIANPVAAAPAVAAPVAAAPAAPAAEAAKEAAPAAAPAAHA